GGACTCGATTCCCTCCGCAGCTTCCTCGAAGACTTCCTGAGCGATAGCGGCGGCCGCCGAGGTCGCCAGCGCGAGCAGCAACGCCGCCAACAGGAAGATCAGGGCGGCGACGCGGCCGACGCGCAGGCGGGAGCGGAGACGACGGCCGACGAGACGGAGAACGGCGACCCCGCCGAGTCCGAGACGGACGAGGGCGACGGCGGCGGTGGCCTGTTCGGCCGCGGGTCCTCGTCGGCGTCCGACGAGGAAGAGCTCGACGACCTCTACTACCGGATCGACGAACTCGAGGAGCAACTCGAGGACAAGAGCACGGAACTGGGCTCAGTTCGGGACTCCCAACAGCAGGTCGCGGATCAGGTCGAAGAGATGAACGACACGGTTCGTCAGCTGCTCGGAGTCTACGACATGTTGACCGACGACGTGAATCCGTTTACCGGAGCCGGCGAGGAACGAAACGGGTTCGGCGTCTTCGGTGAGGACGATCCGGCGGCCGACGAGCAACCCGGGATCGGGGTCGCCGACGGCGGGTCGACGAGCGGCGACGAGACGGTTTCGTTCGGCGACCTGAAAGGCGCTATCGAAGACGCGACGGCGGCGCAGGCCGACACGTCCGGCGACGACGTCGGTGGTGAAACGATCGCGTTCGACGAGGACGACGACGAGACCAGTGAGGAAGCGCGCAACGACACCACCGTCGAAGTGCAGGCCACCGAAAGCGTCGACGGGCCGGATACCGAGGCGGATTCGGACGACGACGGTGGGTCCGACGTCACCCTCGAGAGCCTCGCGAACACGTACGCGACGGACATCATCGTCCTGGAGTGGCTGACCGAACTGGTCCGGACGGCCGGCCCGGCGGCGACGCTGCGCGCGATCTCCTACTACGCCGAGATCGGGTGGATCGACGAGGAGGTCAAAGCACACCTCGAGGCGATGCTGAGCGGCCCGGATCTCGACATCCACGTCGACCCCGGGGCGACGCCGGACGAGCTGACCGCCGAGGATCACGCCGACAGCTACACGTACATCATGAAGCTGCAGGAGATCCACGAGACGAAACGGGAAATCGAGCCGGACGCCGACACGGGGAGCTGACGTGACTCGGATCGACGACGGAGAACGGTGATCGAACGTGGGATTCAGTACCAGTGGTGCGACGGCAATCATCTTCGTGGGCGTGCTCGTCGCGGCGGGGATCGCCTACCCGGTGTTTCAGACGGCCTACGAGGAGCGGACGACTGCGATCGAGAACCACGACGATCGGGCGCTCGAGATGCGAAACACGGCGATCGAGATCGCGTCCGCGAGCTACGACGCGAACGGGAACGGAGATTTCATCATGGAAGTAAACAACACCGGTTCGACGGTACTCTCGGTTCCCGAGACGGATCTCCTGCTCGACGGCGTCTATCAGGACTCGTACGAGACGAGCGTGAACGGAAACGCCGATCGGGAACTGTGGCAGCCCGGCGAGACGCTGACGGTGACGGTTTCGACCGAGCAGCCGAACAGGGTTAAGATCGTGACCGAACACGGAATCGCGGCGACGGAGGTGCTGTAATCGATGGCCGGCGACTCAGTCTCGACGCTGATCCTGTTCATCGCCGCGATGCTGGTCGCCGCCGGCGTCGCCGGGACGCTGGTCACCAACGTCAACGAGATCAGCAACTCGGTCGATACGAAGAGTGGCGAGATGACCGACAAGATCGAGACCGATATCGAGATCATCAGCGATCCGGGCAGCGAGGCAGTGTACAACTCCGACGGTGCCGGGAACATCACGCTCCTCGTCAAAAACACCGGCCAGAAGACGCTCGCGACCGACGGAACCGGGCTCGACATACTGGTCAACGGCTCGTACGTCTCGAGCGACGAGTACACGATCACGGTTCGGGACGGCGGCGGCTCCTGGCGAGACGGGCGGGTCGCCGCGATCGAGATCGACCGGTCGCTCGCGACGGGCGAGGAGCACAGGGTGCAGGTGACGGCCAACGGCGCGGAGGAGGTGTTCGAATTCTACGTCCCATGACCGAGTATCACTCCATCGGACTGACCGGACGGGATCGCGTGAACAACGCCATCGGCGGCGGGATTCCAGCGGGGAGTATCATGCTTATCGAAGGCCAAGACGGTGCGGGAAAGAGTGCGATCTCGCAACGGTTCTCCTACGGACTGGCGACGGAGGACGCGTACGTCACGTACGTCTCGACGGAACTGAAGTCCTGGGAGTTCGTCCAGCAAATGAACTCGCTGTCCTACGACGTCGTCGACCTCCTGCTCGACGAGCAGTTGTTGTTCCTGCACGCGAACGTCGACACCCACAACGAAGGCAAGGAGCGCCAGTTGCTGGGCCGGCTCACGAGCGCCCAAACGCTCTGGAAGGCCGACGTCGTCTTCGTCGATACGCTCTCCGCACTGTTACGAAACGATCCGAACTACGAAGCGGGCAGTAAGGACGGCGAGGAAGACCACGTCATCCAGCGGCTCGTCACGTTCCTGCGACAGGTGACGATGCGGGACAAGTCCGTCGTCCTGACGGTCGATCCGACGAGCGTCCGCGACGACGCGTTGCGGCCGCTGCGGAACGTGGCCGACATCTACTTCCAGATCGAGACGAACACGGTCGGCCAGGAAATCAGGCGCAAGATCCTGGTCCGGCGCTTCCAGAACATGAAAAGTCCGGTCGACGACTCCATCGGCTTCAGCGTCCAGCAGGGCCGTGGCGTCTCGATCGTCAGCAGGACGGTGGCATAACGATGTCAGACTTCGGAACTGCGCGACTCGAGAGCAAACTGGACGGACTGGCGGACGAACACCCCCACCTGCGGGAACATCTCAACTGGTTCTACGAGGAATACGGCGAGTATCCGAAGCTCATCGACGAGCCGAGCGGCGAGTGGGAGTCCGATCGGCCGAACGTCATCTACGAAGCGGAGTCGCCGATCTTCTGTCACGTTCACGGCGACATGGGGATCGACACGACCTACTACTGCGTTGAACCGACGCTCGAGGACGAGGACAAAGCCCTCTACAATCAGCTCCGACAGCGAATCCTCGATAAGAGCGTCACCCGGCCGGCGCCGAGCGACGACGAGGAGTTCGAGGAGCACTTGGACGAGCTGCTGGACGAAGTCGTCGAAGTCGGGTCGGGGATCACTGGCCAGTCGATCGGGCGGCTCAAATCGCTCGGGCGAAGCAAGGTCTCGCTCTCGCAGGACCAGTTCACCCGGTTGCGCTACCAGCTCCAGCGCGATATCGTCGGGCTGGGCCCGCTGGAACCAGTGATGGTCGACACGGCGAACGAGGACATCCACGTGATCGGGCCGAAACAGTGTTACCTCGATCACGGCACGTACGGCATGATCTCGGCGACCGTCGACTTCGGGACGCCCGAAGAGTTCGAACAGTGGCTCCGGAACATGGGCGAACGGATGAACCACCCCGTCAGCGACTCCGACCCGATCATCGACGCGACCCTGCCAGACGGTTCGCGTATCAACATCATCTACTCCGACGACGTCTCCGTCCAGGGACCGTCGCTGACCATCCGACAGGGCGAGGAGATCCCGCTGTCGGTCTTCCAGATTACGAAGTGGGGGACCCTGAGTCCCGAACTGGCCGCGTACCTCTGGCTCTGTCTCGAGAACGAACAAACCGTCTTCGTCGTCGGTGAGACTGCCTCGGGGAAGACGACGACGTTGAACGCGGCGCTGTCGTTCATCCCGCGGGACGCGAAGATCTATACGGCGGAGGACACCTCCGAAGTCGTCCCGCCGCACAACACCTGGCAACAGCTGCTCACCCGCGAGGGATCCGGCGACGAGTCGGCCGACGTCGACATGTTCGACCTGGTCGCGGCCGCGCTCCGATCGCGGCCCGACTACATCGTCGTGGGTGAGGTCCGCGGAGCGGAGGGGCAGATGGCGTTCCAGGCGGCTCAGACCGGCCACCCGGTCATGCTGACGTTCCACGCCAGCGACATCGTCTCGATGATCCAGCGCTTTACCGGAGCCCCGATCAACGTCCCCGAGACGTTCATGGACAACTGCGACGTCGCCCTGTTCCAGAACCGGGTCAAGCAAGGCGACGACGTCCTCCGACGGGTGACCTCGGTTCAGGAGATCGAGGGCTACTCCGACTACGAGGGCGGCGTCGTCACCCGCCAGGCGTTCAAGTGGGACCCCCGCGACGACGAGGTCGCGTTCACGGGGCGGAACAACTCCTTCGTGCTCGAGGAACAGATCGCGACGCTGCTCGGCTATCAGGACACCCGCGAGATCTACGACGAACTCGACCGCCGGGCCGAGATCATCCGACAACTCATCGACGCCGACGTGCTGGGCTACCACGAGGTCAACAAGGCGATTGCCGACTTCCAGCGCGACGGCCTCGAGGGACTGCCCATTCGGATCAGCGGGATCGATCAATTCGCCTGAGACCATGTCGACCGACTCCCAGTCAGCGCCGGATATGAGCGCTCGATCGCTGCTCGAGTCGCTCAACATGGCGTACGCGAACATGGACATGTCCGCGTCGCGGTATCTGCTGCTCATTATCGCGCCCGCGTTCGCGTTCTTCGTCGGCTCGGGAGTGGCGGTCCTCGTCCTCGGGCTCTCCCTGATGGTCGGACTCCCGGTCGTCATGCTGGGACTGTTGGCGATGGTCGTCGCGATCATCTATCCCAAGCTGGCCCAGGACCGCAAGCGAAAGCAGATCCGGCAGCGCTTTCACCTGTTCCTGACCCACATCACCGTCCTCTCGATGACGAACATCAACCGCGTCGAGATCTTCCGCACCCTCGCGGAGGAAGACGAGTACGACGCCCTCGCGGAGGAGATGGGACACCTCGTCGCGATGGTCGACACGTGGAACCAGAGCCTCGACGACGCCTGCCGGCTCCGGGCCAAACAGACGACGAGTCCCCTCCTGACGGACTTCCTGGAGCGGCTGGCGTACACGGTCGGCGGCGGCCAGCGGATCAGTGACTTCCTGATGGACGAACAGGACACGATCATTCAGCAGTTCGTCACGCGATACGAGGCGGACCTCGCGAAGCTCGACGTGATGAAGGAGCTGTACATGTCGATGATGCTGTCGGTGGCGTTCATCCTCGTGTTCGCGATCGTCCTGCCCATCCTGATCGGGACGAACCCGACCCTCCTCATCGGCGGGACCATCGTCATGTTCTCGATCGTCCAGGTGGCGTTCATCTACGCGATCCACGTCATTTCGCCGTACGACCCCATCTGGTACATCGAGGAGACCGAAGGGACCGGCCCGTTGAATCGAATCCCGCGAGCGATGGCCATCGGTATCGGCTGTAGCGTCGTTCTCGCGCTCGTCATGATAGCCGCAATGCTCGGATACGTTCCGCCCATCGCCGACCGCGCCCCGTTGCCGATCATGGCCGCGATTCCCGTGACGCCGCTGCTCCTCCCCGGCTGGCGGATGCGCCAGGAAGAACAGAAGGTCAAGGTTCGCGACGGGGAGTTCCCCAGCTTCATTCGCGCGCTCGGGGCGGTCGAGAGCGTCAAACAGACCTCGACCGGCAGCGTCCTCGAGAGCCTGCGGCGGAAAGATTTCGGGGCGTTGACGGCCAACATCGACGCGCTCTACAAGCGACTCAACATGCGGATCGACGACATCCGCTCCTGGCGGCTGTTCGCCGCCGAAACCGGCTCCTACCTCATCCAGAAGTTCGGCGACATGTACGTCGTCGGCCGCCAGATGGGCGGCGATCCGAAGGTGCTCGGACAGGTCATCAGCGAGAACCAAAACGAGGTGCTCAAGGTCCGCGAACAACGTCAACAGGCGACGATGACCCTAATCGGCGTCCTCTACGGGATCACCGCCTCGGCCGTTTTCTCGTTTTTCGTCGGCCTCGAGGTCGTCGAGATCATGATGGACATCACGAGCGAGATGAACCTCGGCGAACAGAGCGACATCGCCGGCAGTATACTCAATACCGAACAGTACAACATCCGGACCATCGAGTTCCTGCTTATCCTGACGATCATCATCAACGCCGGGCTCTCGGCGGTCATGATCCGGCTCACCGACCGCGGTCACATGATCAGCGCCCTGGTTCATTTCGTCTTCCTGACCTGGCTCGGCGCAGTGGTCGCCGTCGTTACACAGTACGTGGTCAACGTGGTCATCAGCGTCTGATGGCCCGGTAGCATCCTGCGGTGGGAGTTGACCCGCCCGAATCGCGCTGATCGTCGATCACCACCGGACGAGTCCGCTTTCCGACGACTCACCGTTCGTAATGACACGAATCTTCTTGACCGCTGGACGACTGGAACACCAATAGACCGGCTCCGCCGGCCACTCATGTCAGACTCAAAGCCCTACCTCGAGACGCTCGAACGATCGGCCGGGCGCACCGACGCCACGATCCAGTGGGCGCGCTTTCTCGGCGAAACCTTCGGCACGACGGGCGCGCTGAACTGTCTGCGCTACTACGAGGACCTGGGATGGATCAGTTCCCTCGTCCGCGAGCAGATGGTCTCGTACCTGCGCGGACTCTCGATGGGAGAGATCCACAACAAACGGTACGACGAACCGACCACCCTCGAGTACCCCCTCGAGTCCCTGAGCGGGACGCTCTTCAGCGCGCACGCCCAGAGTCTCGAGTACATCGCGACGATTCGGGGCGACGACCTCGAGGAACACGTGATGATCGCGCGGATGGCCGAACGCCGGGTCGAACGGCGGATCGACGACGACGAAGACGAGGCCGACGAACCCAACGAGATGGTCAGTATCATCCGCGACGGGCCATCGACACACTGACCATATATTCGGCGCGAGGCCACAACAATTATCAAGGGCTTTGGGACCGACCCTATAACTGAAAGAAATAGCCACAGATCGGTGCTTTTCTGAACATGTGCGGCCTTCATATAGCCGCTCTCCGAAATCACGACACGAGTCGACGAGTAGTCAGTTATTATGTTATTCATCGACGTTTGATTTATATATTTAGGAGATTGTTCGGTTCCCTGTCCCTTAATATGTCCCAGCGTCAGGGAATCAGTAGTCGTGAACGAACTCCGCGTTCGGACGTCCGTCGACAGTACGTCGTTGGCGGGCACGAACTGGGTCCGGTCACGAATCCCCATCCGGTGATCGAAATGCGTAAGGATACAACAAATACCGATTCCGTGCTCGACGAACTGTCGAAAGCGGCGACTGCGGACAACCAGTCGGAATCGTACGACATCTCGCTCGGATCGTCCGACGATGCAACGAAAGACGTCGAGCGCGAACTCGACGAACTGATGGACCAGGTAAACAGCGCACTCCCGACCGACGAGGTCCAGTTCGACGAGGCCATCATCAAGGAGAACTTGGACGAGATCCTCCTGATGCTCATCGCGTTGCACGAAGAAACCCACGGGAAGGAACTCCTCTCGGATCTGACCCACCTCTTCGGCGCCCAGCTCAGTCCGGGTACCGTCTACCCGAGCCTGCATAATCTAGAGGAAGAGGACGTTCTCTCGATGCACGCCAAAGTTCGAACCAAGGAGTACTCCATCGACGACGAGGAGTACGTTCGTGCGACCGTCGAACGGACGATGGTCCAACACCTCGCCTTCGGCCTGTTGCTGTACGCCTTCCTGCCGCGCCTCTGAGGAGTTGTGTATTTCTTCCGTGATCGATGCGAGCAGCGACCGCGTTTTCGACGCCGTATCCGACGGATCGCGACACCGGGTGCTCGAGACCGATCCCAGCAGCGACGCAGCCGCCGACGCTCCCGGGGTCACCGTCGATGATACGCGGTGAAATTGCGCGCCGGCGCTATTCATCCTCGAGGGTCTCCGCGATGTCGCTCAGACTGTC
This portion of the Natrinema salinisoli genome encodes:
- a CDS encoding ATPase domain-containing protein, with product MTEYHSIGLTGRDRVNNAIGGGIPAGSIMLIEGQDGAGKSAISQRFSYGLATEDAYVTYVSTELKSWEFVQQMNSLSYDVVDLLLDEQLLFLHANVDTHNEGKERQLLGRLTSAQTLWKADVVFVDTLSALLRNDPNYEAGSKDGEEDHVIQRLVTFLRQVTMRDKSVVLTVDPTSVRDDALRPLRNVADIYFQIETNTVGQEIRRKILVRRFQNMKSPVDDSIGFSVQQGRGVSIVSRTVA
- a CDS encoding FlaD/FlaE family flagellar protein, translated to MDLGLDSLRSFLEDFLSDSGGRRGRQREQQRRQQEDQGGDAADAQAGAETTADETENGDPAESETDEGDGGGGLFGRGSSSASDEEELDDLYYRIDELEEQLEDKSTELGSVRDSQQQVADQVEEMNDTVRQLLGVYDMLTDDVNPFTGAGEERNGFGVFGEDDPAADEQPGIGVADGGSTSGDETVSFGDLKGAIEDATAAQADTSGDDVGGETIAFDEDDDETSEEARNDTTVEVQATESVDGPDTEADSDDDGGSDVTLESLANTYATDIIVLEWLTELVRTAGPAATLRAISYYAEIGWIDEEVKAHLEAMLSGPDLDIHVDPGATPDELTAEDHADSYTYIMKLQEIHETKREIEPDADTGS
- a CDS encoding type II/IV secretion system ATPase subunit is translated as MSDFGTARLESKLDGLADEHPHLREHLNWFYEEYGEYPKLIDEPSGEWESDRPNVIYEAESPIFCHVHGDMGIDTTYYCVEPTLEDEDKALYNQLRQRILDKSVTRPAPSDDEEFEEHLDELLDEVVEVGSGITGQSIGRLKSLGRSKVSLSQDQFTRLRYQLQRDIVGLGPLEPVMVDTANEDIHVIGPKQCYLDHGTYGMISATVDFGTPEEFEQWLRNMGERMNHPVSDSDPIIDATLPDGSRINIIYSDDVSVQGPSLTIRQGEEIPLSVFQITKWGTLSPELAAYLWLCLENEQTVFVVGETASGKTTTLNAALSFIPRDAKIYTAEDTSEVVPPHNTWQQLLTREGSGDESADVDMFDLVAAALRSRPDYIVVGEVRGAEGQMAFQAAQTGHPVMLTFHASDIVSMIQRFTGAPINVPETFMDNCDVALFQNRVKQGDDVLRRVTSVQEIEGYSDYEGGVVTRQAFKWDPRDDEVAFTGRNNSFVLEEQIATLLGYQDTREIYDELDRRAEIIRQLIDADVLGYHEVNKAIADFQRDGLEGLPIRISGIDQFA
- a CDS encoding FlaD/FlaE family flagellar protein; translated protein: MSDSKPYLETLERSAGRTDATIQWARFLGETFGTTGALNCLRYYEDLGWISSLVREQMVSYLRGLSMGEIHNKRYDEPTTLEYPLESLSGTLFSAHAQSLEYIATIRGDDLEEHVMIARMAERRVERRIDDDEDEADEPNEMVSIIRDGPSTH
- a CDS encoding flagellin — protein: MGFSTSGATAIIFVGVLVAAGIAYPVFQTAYEERTTAIENHDDRALEMRNTAIEIASASYDANGNGDFIMEVNNTGSTVLSVPETDLLLDGVYQDSYETSVNGNADRELWQPGETLTVTVSTEQPNRVKIVTEHGIAATEVL
- the flaJ gene encoding archaellar assembly protein FlaJ, whose translation is MSTDSQSAPDMSARSLLESLNMAYANMDMSASRYLLLIIAPAFAFFVGSGVAVLVLGLSLMVGLPVVMLGLLAMVVAIIYPKLAQDRKRKQIRQRFHLFLTHITVLSMTNINRVEIFRTLAEEDEYDALAEEMGHLVAMVDTWNQSLDDACRLRAKQTTSPLLTDFLERLAYTVGGGQRISDFLMDEQDTIIQQFVTRYEADLAKLDVMKELYMSMMLSVAFILVFAIVLPILIGTNPTLLIGGTIVMFSIVQVAFIYAIHVISPYDPIWYIEETEGTGPLNRIPRAMAIGIGCSVVLALVMIAAMLGYVPPIADRAPLPIMAAIPVTPLLLPGWRMRQEEQKVKVRDGEFPSFIRALGAVESVKQTSTGSVLESLRRKDFGALTANIDALYKRLNMRIDDIRSWRLFAAETGSYLIQKFGDMYVVGRQMGGDPKVLGQVISENQNEVLKVREQRQQATMTLIGVLYGITASAVFSFFVGLEVVEIMMDITSEMNLGEQSDIAGSILNTEQYNIRTIEFLLILTIIINAGLSAVMIRLTDRGHMISALVHFVFLTWLGAVVAVVTQYVVNVVISV
- a CDS encoding helix-turn-helix transcriptional regulator; protein product: MRKDTTNTDSVLDELSKAATADNQSESYDISLGSSDDATKDVERELDELMDQVNSALPTDEVQFDEAIIKENLDEILLMLIALHEETHGKELLSDLTHLFGAQLSPGTVYPSLHNLEEEDVLSMHAKVRTKEYSIDDEEYVRATVERTMVQHLAFGLLLYAFLPRL
- a CDS encoding flagellar protein G, whose product is MAGDSVSTLILFIAAMLVAAGVAGTLVTNVNEISNSVDTKSGEMTDKIETDIEIISDPGSEAVYNSDGAGNITLLVKNTGQKTLATDGTGLDILVNGSYVSSDEYTITVRDGGGSWRDGRVAAIEIDRSLATGEEHRVQVTANGAEEVFEFYVP